The Strix aluco isolate bStrAlu1 chromosome 19, bStrAlu1.hap1, whole genome shotgun sequence genome contains a region encoding:
- the EVI2B gene encoding protein EVI2B has protein sequence MCREGCRKMASNQVILVLLYGEIWKSLSTATPQSISMNKRNTYTSIRGPTEDKAPLYQLQATGPSLHKSGRALTVTTPSQFPKADAEPSDGSWIAALIIGIILVSMIMAIIIILLWKCCRRPVLADSNWAGRSPFADGDVPDVFMDSNQATKRSSTLFMLPWKWKQDINLQHDPTASEKPSHCPTSNEKSQLPPPAEGCSAASPAASHADASPAPTSEAATCAWASCPHPAAPPECPDLPPPPDWLREPTEDHSSDLGKNQEFHSETEEQLPPPPELLIQEIHEPLPQPEHPV, from the exons ATGTGCAG GGAAGGCTGCAGGAAAATGGCCAGCAACCAAGTAATACTGGTCCTCCTCTATGGCGAAATCTGGAAATCACTGTCTACAGCAACACCTCAAAGCATTTCCatgaataaaagaaatacatacaCCAGCATCAGGGGTCCAACAGAAGACAAAGCTCCTCTATATCAATTGCAAGCAACTGGACCCAGTTTACACAAATCTGGAAGAGCACTGACAGTTACAACACCATCTCAGTTCCCCAAAGCAGATGCAGAACCTAGCGATGGAAGCTGGATTGCAGCACTGATAATTGGCATTATTTTGGTTAGTATGATAATGGCTATTATTATCATTCTTCTGTGGAAATGCTGCAGGAGGCCAGTTCTAGCTGATTCAAATTGGGCAGGCCGTTCTCCATTTGCAGATGGAGACGTACCAGATGTCTTTATGGACTCTAACCAGGCTACCAAACGTTCATCAACTttatttatgttgccctggaaatgGAAACAAGACATAAACCTACAGCATGATCCCACTGCATCAGAGAAACCATCCCACTGCCCTACCAGTAATGAAAAGAGCCAGTTGCCTCCGCCAGCCgagggctgctctgcagccagtCCTGCAGCGTCCCACGCGGATGCATCTCCAGCTCCCACCTCAGAAGCAGCAACCTGCGCATGGGCCTCCTgtcctcacccagcagctccacccgAATGCCCAGATCTGCCACCTCCACCGGACTGGCTCAGGGAACCGACCGAGGATCACAGCTCAGATCTCGGCAAGAACCAGGAATTCCACTCGGAAACAGAGGAGCAATTGCCCCCACCACCCGAGTTACTTATTCAAGAGATTCATGAACCACTGCCCCAGCCAGAACACCCTGTGTAG
- the OMG gene encoding oligodendrocyte-myelin glycoprotein — translation MEYQILNTSTCLLVLLFFIPTVLGICPSNCTCSGNDRNVDCSGRNLTILPDGLQDNITYLNLSFNQFVDLDHQLTRFTNLRTLDISNNWLKNVPAHLPKSLWELYAINNNIKVLQKLDTAYQWNLKVLDVSRNMVERAVLINNTLSSLKFLNLSSNKLWTVPTNMPYNIETVDLSNNFLSQILPGTLVRLQHLTSLYLHNNKFTYIPDKAFDQLFQLQVVTLYNNPWSCSDKQNIPYLLKWVQGTAASVLGAPCANQSALWMSATPTSAAPTGPDSSLMIKGMKAADKATSPVATESTKMTKMHKQFKAKEVATLATLSQTVLFTSTDRPLLLYPEDLRTRKVSSQEAAATHTIYIKDSTEVNSSLTRSTGSSTTPMTLSITSGMPTNYSKMPQSTTATLRKEESTTNILNTHVPSKASICEIYLVYAVMLNAVAMFIG, via the coding sequence ATGGAATACCAGATACTGAATACATCTACCTGTCTGCTGGTCCTTCTGTTTTTCATACCCACTGTTTTGGGTATCTGTCCTTCTAACTGTACATGCTCAGGAAACGACAGGAATGTGGACTGTTCAGGCAGAAACTTAACTATACTGCCAGACGGACTTCAAGACAACATTACCTATTTAAATCTGTCCTTTAACCAGTTTGTAGATCTCGATCATCAGCTAACGAGATTCACCAATTTGAGGACCCTTGATATTTCAAATAATTGGCTCAAAAATGTTCCTGCTCATCTGCCCAAGTCCTTATGGGAATTATATGCCATAAACAACAACATTAAAGTTCTTCAGAAACTTGACACAGCTTACCAGTGGAATCTTAAAGTGCTCGATGTTTCCAGGAACATGGTGGAAAGAGCTGTTCTGATCAACAACACACTGAGCAGTCTCAAGTTTCTCAATCTCAGTAGCAACAAACTTTGGACAGTTCCAACCAATATGCCCTACAACATAGAGACGGTGGATCTATCCAATAACTTCTTGTCCCAGATACTTCCAGGAACACTGGTGAGACTACAACACCTTACAAGCCTCTACCTGCACAACAACAAGTTCACATACATTCCCGACAAAGCTTTTGACCAGCTCTTTCAGCTGCAAGTAGTAACACTATATAACAACCCCTGGTCCTGCAGCGATAAACAAAATATCCCTTATTTGCTTAAATGGGTGCAGGGAACAGCTGCCAGTGTTCTAGGGGCTCCCTGTGCTAATCAGTCTGCGCTATGGATGAGCGCCACGCCAACTTCAGCGGCTCCCACCGGTCCAGACTCCAGCCTCATGATTAAAGGGATGAAGGCAGCAGACAAAGCTACTTCTCCAGTGGCAACCGAGTCGACCAAAATGACAAAAATGCATAAACAATTTAAAGCTAAGGAAGTTGCCACCTTGGCGACCTTAAGCCAAACCGTACTGTTTACGAGCACAGACCGACCACTGCTCCTCTATCCCGAAGATCTGAGGACTAGGAAGGTTAGTTCTCAAGAAGCAGCAGCCACACACACAATCTACATCAAAGATTCAACCGAAGTGAACTCAAGCCTGACTCGTTCAACAGGATCATCCACTACTCCTATGACTTTAAGTATCACCAGTGGAATGCCAACAAACTACTCCAAAATGCCTCAAAGCACAACCGCTACCTTAAGGAAAGAGGAATCCACTACAAATATTTTGAATACTCATGTGCCCTCCAAAGCAAGTATCTGTGAGATATATTTGGTTTATGCTGTAATGCTTAATGCAGTGGCAATGTTTATTGGCTAA